Proteins from a genomic interval of Desulfovibrio piger:
- the rpsH gene encoding 30S ribosomal protein S8 produces the protein MLTDPIADMLTRIRNAHLALHKEVNVPRSKMKEALAAILKQEGYVEDVAIDDRNITITLKYQKGKAVISGLKRVSTPGRRVYVGAHQIPKVQNGLGICILSTSSGVLDGMTAHEKKVGGELLCEIW, from the coding sequence ATGTTGACAGATCCTATTGCGGATATGCTGACCCGTATCCGCAACGCACATTTGGCCCTGCACAAGGAAGTGAATGTGCCGCGCTCGAAGATGAAAGAAGCCTTAGCCGCCATCCTCAAGCAGGAAGGTTACGTCGAAGACGTGGCTATCGACGACCGCAACATTACCATCACGCTGAAGTACCAGAAGGGCAAGGCCGTCATCTCCGGCCTGAAGCGCGTCAGCACCCCCGGTCGCCGCGTGTATGTGGGCGCTCACCAGATCCCCAAGGTGCAGAACGGCCTCGGCATTTGCATTCTGTCCACGTCCAGCGGTGTGCTGGACGGCATGACCGCCCATGAAAAGAAGGT
- the tnpA gene encoding IS200/IS605 family transposase, whose amino-acid sequence MSNYRKGSHSVFSIHLHLVWITKYRKKILSGDIAQRARSLIRGICEKQVEILKGHIAPDHIHLFVSISPSLAVSKLMQQLKGRTAHAMINEFPLLRRQYWGRHMWARGYFCCSSGNVTDEVIKQYITQQEDADETFRIEGE is encoded by the coding sequence ATGAGCAATTATCGTAAAGGCTCCCACAGTGTTTTTTCAATTCACCTGCACCTGGTCTGGATAACCAAGTACAGGAAAAAGATTTTGTCAGGCGACATCGCCCAGAGAGCCAGGTCGCTGATACGCGGCATCTGTGAAAAGCAGGTGGAAATTCTCAAAGGACATATAGCACCCGACCATATCCATCTTTTCGTTTCGATTTCACCAAGCCTTGCTGTGAGCAAGTTGATGCAACAACTGAAAGGCCGAACCGCGCATGCCATGATAAATGAATTTCCATTGTTGCGCCGCCAGTACTGGGGACGTCATATGTGGGCGCGTGGCTATTTCTGTTGCAGCAGTGGCAATGTGACCGATGAGGTCATTAAGCAATACATCACGCAACAGGAAGATGCAGATGAAACCTTCCGAATTGAGGGGGAATGA